Within the Streptomyces sp. YIM 121038 genome, the region GTCGCGGAGTTCGCCGGACTCGCCCGCGCCATCGCCGCCGACCGCGCCCAGTGGGCACCCCTCGTCCAGTACGACGCCACCAGCCGCTGGTACCACCGCCTGCGCACCGCGCCCGGCTACGAGGTGTGGCTGCTCTCCTGGGTGCCGGGACAGAGCAGCGGCTTCCACGGCCACGGCCGCTCCTCCGGCGTACTGACCCTCCTGGAAGGCCGGTTGACCGAACGCACCCGGCGCGGCAGCCGCACCCTCGCCGCGGGGGCGCAGCGCGTCTTCGCGCCCGGCTACGACCACGAAGTCGTCAACGACTCCCTGGAACCCGCCGTGAGCCTGCACGTCTACTACCCCGGCCTCACCGAAATGCCGATGCACACGGCCCGTTGCGAGGCACACGCGCCGCGGGACCCGGCGCGCGACGCACTCACCGCGTAGGGCGCGCAACCGGCGCGATCCCGCCGACGTCACAGCCGATCCCCCGGCCGCCTGCCGCACTGTCACACCCGCCTGCGATGCTGGGCACATGCGCATTGTGGTTCTGGCCGGCGGCATCGGCGGCGCCCGTTTCCTCCGCGGCCTCAAGAAGGCCGCGCCCGACGCGGCGATCACCGTCATCGGCAACACCGGTGACGACATCCACCTGTTCGGCCTGAAGGTCTGCCCCGACCTCGACACGGTGATGTACACGCTCGGCGGCGGCATCAACGAGGAACAGGGCTGGGGCCGCGAGGACGAGACCTTCAAGGTGAAGGAGGAGCTCGCGGCCTACGGCGTCGGACCCGAGTGGTTCGGCCTCGGCGACCGCGACTTCGCCACGCACATCGTGCGGACCCAGATGCTCGCCGCGGGCTATCCGCTCAGCGCCGTCACCGAGGCGCTGTGCGAGCGCTGGCAGCCCGGCGTGCGGCTCATCCCCATGTCGGACGACCGCGTCGAGACCCACGTGGCCATCACCGTGCCCGACAGCGACTCCGGCGAGCGCAAGGCCGTGCACTTCCAGGAGTACTGGGTCCGCCTGCGGGCCTCCGTCGACGCCCACGCGATCGTGCCCGTCGGCGCCGAACAGGCCAAGCCCGCGCCCGGCGTCCTCGAAGCCATCGCCGAGGCCGACGTCATCCTCTTCCCGCCGTCCAACCCCGTCGTCAGCGTCGGCACGATCCTCGCCGTGCCCGGCATCCGCGAGGCCATCGCCGAGGCCGGGGTGCCCGTGGTGGGCCTGTCCCCCATCGTCGGGGACGCGCCCGTGCGCGGCATGGCCGACAAGGTGCTCGCCGCCGTGGGCGTCGACTCGACGGCCGCCGCCGTCGCCGAGCACTACGGCAGCGGACTGCTCGACGGCTGGCTCGTCGACACCGTGGACGCCGCCACCGTGGAGCGCGTCGAGACCGCGGGCATCCGGTGCCGCGCCATCCCGCTGATGATGACGGACGTCGACGCCACCGCGGCCATGGCCCGCGAGGCACTCGCCCTCGCCGAGGAGGTCCGCGCGTGACCGCCCCGGCGTTCCGGGCCTGGGCCGTGCCCGGACTGCCCGAGGTCCGCGAGGGCGACGACCTGGCGAAGCTGATCGCCACGGCCGAGCCCGGCCTCGCCGACGGGGACGTCGTCCTCGTCACCTCGAAGGTCGTCAGCAAGGCCGAGGGGCGCGTCGTCGCCGCCGCCGACCGCGAGGCCGCGATCGACGCGGAGACCGTCCGCGTCGTGGCCCGCCGCGGCACCCTGCGCATCGTCGAGAACCGCCAGGGCCTGGTGATGGCCGCCGCCGGGGTCGACGCCTCCAACACCCCCGCGGGGACCGTCCTGCTGCTGCCCGAGGACCCCGACGCGTCCGCGCGCGCCCTGCGCGAGGGCCTGCGCGACGCGCTCGGCGTCGACGTCGGCGTCCTCGTCACCGACACCTTCGGGCGCCCCTGGCGCTCCGGCCTGACGGACGTCGCCATCGGCGCCGCCGGGGTGCGCGTACTCGACGACCTGCGCGGCGGCGTCGACTCGTACGGGAATCCGCTCCAGGCCACCGTCGTCGCCACCGCCGACGAGCTGGCCGCCGCCGGTGACCTCGTGAAGGGCAAGGCCGCCGGGCTTCCCGTCGCGGTCGTACGGGGGCTGCCGCACGCGGTGCGCGGCGCGGACACCCCCGACGACACCGACACCGGGGCGCGGGCCCTGGTGCGCGACGCCCGCGACGACATGTTCCGGCTCGGTACGAGCGAGGCCGTGCGGGAGGCGCTCGCGCTGCGGCGCACGGTGCGGGAGTTCACCGACGAGCCCGTCGACCCCGGGGCCGTGCGGCGCGCCGTCGCCGCCGCCGTGACCGCGCCCGCTCCGCACCACACGACACCCTGGCGGTTCGTGCTCCTGGAGTCGGCGGAGTCCCGGCTGCGGCTGCTCGACGCCATGCGGGAGGCGTGGATCGCCGACCTGCGGCGGGACGGCAAGTCCGAGGAGTCCATCGCCCGCCGCGTGCGCCGCGGCGACGTCCTGCGCAACGCGCCCTATCTGGTGGTCCCCTGCCTCGTCACGGACGGCGCGCACACGTACGGCGACGAGCGGCGGGACACCGCCGAGCGGGAGATGTTCGTCGTCGCCGCGGGCGCGGGGGTGCAGAACCTCCTGGTGGCCCTCGCCGGGGAGCGACTCGGGTCCGCGTGGGTGTCCTCGACGATGTTCTGCCGTGACGTGGTGCGGGACGTGCTGGGCCTGCCGCCGGAGTGGGAGCCGATGGGGGCCGTCGCGGTGGGGCACCCCGCGGGGGCGCCGGGGGCGCGGGTCGGTCGGGACGCGGAGGAGTTCCTCGTCGTGCGGTAGCCGGGCCCTCGCGGGGGCGCCCCAGGCCCGCCCCTTCCCGATCCGGGGGCTGCCGCCCCCGTGCCCCCGCTCTTTTCGGCGCTCCGCGCCTCGTCCTCAAACGCCGGACAGGCTGATTGGTGCCGGGCGGGCTCGTGGCTCAGAGGGCCGCGATGTCGGCTTTCGGCATCTTGGGCTTGCGGCGCGGCGGGGTGTGGCCGCTGAGGCAGATCAGCCGGGCCGCGCGGTGGCGCTGGCCCGCGTAGGGGGCCAGGAGTTCCAGCATGCGGGCGTCGTCGGCGTCGCGTTCGCCCGCCAGGGCGTAGCCGATGATGCCGGGCAGGTGCAGATCGCCGACGGTGACGGCGTCGGGGGCGCCGTTGCTGCGCTGGACCGTCTCCGCCGAGGTCCAGGGGCCGATGCCGGGGACCAGTTCGAGCCGGGCCCGGGCCTCTTCCACGGGCATCGCCGCCGCCTCCTCCAGGCGGGCGGCCACCCGCGCGGCCCGCAGGATCGCCGAGGCCCGCTTGTCGTCCACCCCTGCCCTGTGCCACTCCCAGGACGGGATGCGGCGCCACGTCTCCGGATCCGGCATCACGTGCATGCGGGCCTGCGGGGGCGTCGGGCCCGGGGCCGGTTCGCCGTACGCGCGGACCAGCAGGCGCCAGGCGCGGTACGCCTCGTCCGTGGTGACCTTCTGTTCGAGCACCGACGGGATCAGGGACTCGAGCACCAGGCCCGTACGGGTCAGGCGCAGGCCCTGGCGGCGGCGCTCCGTGTGCGCGACCAGGCGGTGGCTGGCGGTGAAGCCGTCCGGGGCGTCCGCCGCGCCGAGCAGGTCGGGCAGGGTGTCCAGGGCCCAGTCCGCGCCCGGACCCCAGGCCTCCGCCTCCGCCGTGCCCGCGCGCAGCGCCACGCGCAGGGTCGCGGGGCCCTGCGGGGTGCGGGTCGCCCGCCAGACCGAGCCGTCCGGGGTGGTGCGGAAGGTGGGGTCGGCGGGGCCCCGGCGCAGCGGGCCCAGGGTGAGGCCCAGGTGCAGCGGGGCCTCGGGGGTCCAGGTGCGGCGCATGGCCGCGGTGGCGGGCCGGGGGCTCGCCACGGGGACACGGGTTTCGCCGCCGCGCACGGTGGTGCGGGTGGGGCGGGGGGCGAAACGGGAGGACATCCGTCGAGGGTAGCCCCGCCGGAAGCCCGCACGCCCGCCCCTTCCCGAAGACGGGGCCCACGCCCCGGGCGACCTGCCCGAACCCGGGGGTCCGCCCACCCGGAGAGCCCACCCGAACACGGGGGGGGCCACCCGCCGGAGAGCCCGCCCGAACACGAGGGTCCGCCCACCGGAGAGCCGCCCGAGCACGGGGGCCACCCGGCGGTCCGTCCCGCCCGAAGGCGCCCTACTGGTCCGAGGAGAAGCGGACCGCTCCCGCCGGGAGCGTGGCCTCGCACCAGACGCGTACGCCGTCCCGCAGTTCGTTGTCCGCGCCGATGCGGGCGCCGTCGCCCACCACCGCGCCGGTGAGGACCGAGCGGGCCCCGACCGAGGCGCGGGCCCCGATGAGGGAGTCGGTGATGACGGCGCCGGGCTCGATGACCGCGCCGGACAGGATCGTGCTGCCGTACAGCCGGGCGCCCTCGCCCACCACCGCGTGTTCGCCGATCACCGTGCCGCCGGTCAGCTTCGCGTCGGAGGCGACCCGGGCGGACGGCAGGACCAGGCGGTCGCCGCAGCGGCCGGGCACCGCGGGCGAGGGGGCGCGGCCGAGGACGAGGTCGGCGGAGCCGCGCACGAAGGCCTGCGGGGTGCCGAGGTCCAGCCAGTACGTCGAGTCGACCAGGCCCTGCAGATGCGCGCCGGAGGCGAGCAGCTCGGGGAAGGTCTCGCGCTCGACGGAGACGGGGCGGCCCGCGGGGATGGTGTCGATGACCGAGCGGCGGAACACGTACGCGCCCGCGTTGATCTGGTCGGTGACGATCTCCTCGGGCGTCTGCGGCTTCTCCAGGAAGGCGAGGACCTTGCCCGTCCCGTCGGTGGGGACGAGGCCGTACGCGCGCGGGTCCGTGACCCGGGTCAGATGGAGCGAGACGTCCGCCCGCGTCCGCTCGTGCTCGGCGACCAGGGCACGGATGTCCAGGCCCGTGAGGATGTCGCCGTTGAAGACGAGGACGGGATCCTGCGGCCCGGAGCGCAGCCGCGACGCCACGTTGCGGAGGGCGCCGCCGGTGCCCAGGGGCTCCTCCTCGGTGACGTACTCGATGTGGAGACCGAACGCCGAGCCGTCGCCGAAGTACGGCTCGAACACCTCCGCCAGGTACGACGTGGCGAGGACGATGTGGTCCACACCCGCCGCACGGGCCCTGGCCAGCTGGTGGGTGAGGAACGGGACGCCCGCCGCCGGGACCATGGGCTTGGGTGTGTTCACCGTGAGCGGCCGCAACCGGGTGCCCTTGCCGCCGACCAGGAGGATCGCTTCTGTCACCTGTCGTCTCTGCTTCCTGCTGGGGCCGGCCGAACTCTGTTTCGGCCGGCCAGTGTATGCAGACGTGTATGCGGGCCGTGCGGTGCGATCGGGGTCAGCGGCCCTGGTAGCGCGCCGACGCGGTACGGGCCGTGCCGAGTTTGCTGTAAAGGCGGCGACCCGGGCACTCGGTGGCGAAACCGTCCCGGTGGCCGGAGATCACATGCAGCCGGACCTTCGTGCCTTTCGAGTAGAGGTTGCCACCTCCCGACTTCAGGTATGTCGTTCCGCGGGGATTCGCCCCGAACAGGCCCAGCTTCCACGCCGTGAGGCGGGCGACGGCGGTGACCGCGGCCTTCGGCGGGGCGGCACTGGTGTAGGTGCCGAGGACGGCGATGCCCATGCTGTTGGTGTTGAAACCGAGCGTGTGGGCGCCGAGGACGGCCTTCGCCACGCCACCGGCGCGGCCTTCGTAGATGTTTCCGCACTTGTCGACGGCGAAGTTGTAGCCGATGTCGCGCCAGCCACTGCTCTCGACGTGGTAGCGGTAGATACTGCGCAGGACGGAGGGCGCCTGTGAGCAGCGGTAGTTGTTGCCGGTGGCGCTGTGGTGCACGAAGGCGGCCTTGACGGTCTTCGTGTACGCGAAGTTCCGTTCGCGAAGCCGCTCGTCGGCGCCCCAGCCGCGGCGCGTGACGATGCGCGGGCGCGGGCCGACGTAGGGCCGGGCCCCGGTGGCGCCGGGCAGGCCGCGGGCGGCGAGCAGGTCCGCGCGGGTGCGCTCCTTCGTCAGCTCGGGGACGGCCAGGGCGCCCAGTGGGGCGAGGTCGGCGTTCACGGCGGAGGAGGCCGCGGCCTCGGCGGTCAGGGTGGTGGCGCGCGGGGCGTCGGCCGGGGCGCCGCCGGGCGGGGGCTCCGCCCCGGGATCCACGAGCTCCAGGCGCAGCCCGGCGGGGAGGAGCCCCGGGGAGCCGTCCGCCGGGGCACCGTCCGCCGAGGTCCGGCCTTCCACGCCGTCCGTCGGGGTCCGCCCTTCCACGCCGTCCGCCGAGGTCCGGCCTCCCCCGTCGCCTGCCGGGGCCCGGCCCTCCGCGTCGGCCGTCGAAGCGTGGGCGTGCGACGCCGGGGCGCGGTCGCGCGCGGTGTCCGGTCGTCCGGCGCGTGCGCCCGTCGCGGGCTCCGCGCCGCGCGCCCGTACGCGTACCTCCACTCCGTCCGAGTCCCCCACCCACAGGGGCGCCGTCGCCCCGCGCACCCGGCCCGAGCCGCGCTCGGCCGCGCCGGGGTCCGCGGCGTGCTCGTGGTTGTGCGTCTCGACGTCCTGCCAGGCGGACCAGACCGTGGTGCCGGTGGCGCGGGTGCGGACCTGGACGGTGCCGCGCAGCTCGGCGTCCGCGTCGTCCCAGACCACGCCGAGCAGCGAGAACGGCCGTACGTCACGCCGCGGCAGGCCCTCCGCCCGCGGCCCGCCGCCCGCCCGGTCGGAGCCGAGCGGGGCCAGCGGGAGCGACTGGGTACTGCCGGGCAGCGCGCCCGCCGCGGGCGGCCCGGCGGCCGTGGCGGCGGCCGTCGACGGAAGGGCGACGGGCAGGGCCAGCGCCGCCGCACAGGTGACACCGATCGAGGAAGCAAGGAATCCACGCATGCAGACGATCGTCCGCATACCGGTCATATCTGTCCATTGGGGAACTGACGGTCCGTCGGCCCGGAGTCGGCCGAACCGGTGTCCCCAACTGCCCCGCCCGCACCGGCGGCACGCGGGCCCCCGCGTACCCTTGCGGCCGTGAACGCCAACGACCGCACCCCTGCCGACCTGCTGCGATCCGCGCTCGCCGCCGACCCGGCGCGCCCGCTCGTCACGTACTACGACGACGCCACCGGTGAGCGCGTGGAATTGTCCGTGGCCACCTTCGCCAATTGGGTGGCCAAGACCGCCAACCTGCTCCAGGGCGACCTCGCCGCCGAGCCCGGCGACCGGCTCGCCCTGCTCCTTCCCGCGCACTGGCAGACCGCCGTGTGGCTGCTCGCCTGCTCCTCGGTGGGCGTCGTCGCGGACGTCGGCGGCGACCCGGCCGGCGCCGACCTCGTCGTCAGCGGCCCCGACACCCTCGAAGCCGCGCGGGCCTGCTCCGGGGAGCGGGTGGCGCTCGCGCTGCGGCCGCTCGGCGGGCGCTTCCCCGAGGCCCCGGACGGGTTCGCCGACTACGCGGTGGAGGTGCCGAGCCAGGGCGACCGCTTCGCGCCGTACGCGCCCGTGGACCCGGACGGACCCGCCCTGGCCGTCGGCGGGGCCGAGCTGACCGGGGCCGAGGTGGTGGCGCGGGCCCTGGACGACGCCGCCGGGCTCGGGCTCGCGGCCGGGGCGCGGCTGCTGTCCGGCCGCCCCTACGACAGCTGGGACGGGCTGAGCGCCGGGCTGTACGCACCGCTCGCCTCCGGCGGCTCCGTGGTGCTGTGCCGCCACCTCGACCGGGCCCCGGAGGGCGGCCTGGAGAAGCGGGTGGAGGCGGAGCGGGTCACCGTGACGGTGCGGTAGCCGGGGCGGGCCGGTGGCCGGTGAGAGCCGGTGGCCGGTGAGAGCCGGCCCCGGGGCCCCTCACCCGTTCGGCCCTCCATCCGCGAGCCCCCCGCCCCCGGCCGGGTCATGGTCGTAGGAGCGCCATGCACCGACGCAGCCACGAGGGGTGGATCCACACGTGACCGACAGCACGTACGGACCGGGCGCGGGAGCGAGTCCGTCGGGGCTCGCCGCGCGGCGCCGCAGACGACGCTGGCTGCGGTACGCCGGGGTCGGCACGGCCGTGGTCGTACTGGCGGCGGGCGGTGTCGGCTGGGCCGTGTACCAGAAGCTCGACGGGAACATCACGGAGGACACCGACGCCGCCGCCGAGCTCGCGCGGTACGAGAAGGAGCGGCCGACGCCGCTCGTGCACGACGCCCAGAACATCCTGCTGATCGGCTCGGACACCCGCTCGGGGCGCGGCAACCACAAGTACGGGCGCGACCTCGGCACCCAGCGCTCGGACACCACGATCCTGCTGCACCTGGCCGCCGACCGGCAGAGCGCCACCGCGGTGTCGCTGCCGCGCGACCTGATGGTGCGGATCCCGAGCTGCCGCCGCCCGGACGGCTCCCGCACGCGGGCCCAATTCGCGCAGTTCAACTGGGCGTTCGAGTTCGGCGGCACGGCCTGCACGATCCGTACGGTGGAGAAGCTCACGAACATCCGGGTCGACCACCACATGGTCGTGGACTTCGCCGGGTTCAAGGACATGGTGGACGCCGTCGACGGCGTGCAGGTGTGCCTCAAGGCGCCGGTGGACGACGCGGCCGCGAAGCTGCGGCTCCCCGCCGGACGGCAGACCCTCAACGGCGAGCAGGCCCTCGGATTCGTCCGCGCCCGCAAGTCGCTCGGCAACGGCAGCGACACCGAACGCATGGACCGGCAGCAGGAGTTCCTCGGCGCGCTCGTCAACAAAGTGCGCAGCAACGACGTCCTGCTGAATCCGGTGAAGCTCTATCCCGTTCTGGACGCGGCCACGTCGTCGCTCACCACCGACCCGGGACTCGCGAGCCTGCGCGGTTTGTACGAACTGGTGCGCGGACTACGCAATATCCCCACAGAACGGGTTCAATTCCTCACGGTGCCACGCCGCTCTTACACGTACGACGCGAATCGCGACGAGCTGGTGGAACCCGCGGCCGACGAACTCTTCACCCGGCTCCGCACGGACGAGCCGGTGCAGGTCACCCGCGCCCGGCCGGACGTATCGAATGCCTCAGCCACCTCGAACAGTGACGGATCCTCGTACGAGAACGGCGACGACGGCGGGGAGTACGAAGAAGAGGACGACTCCGGCGACGGAGCCGATGAGTACACGGACTCCGGGGACTACGAAGACGGCGGCGAGTGGAGCGACGAGAAGCCGGACGACCCCACGCACACGCCGAGTCCGGCACCCACATTCCGGGGCAACACGGCCGCCGGATCCACCTGTGCGTAATCCGAACACCGGGTGGACAGGGCCTCGCGGCCAAGAAATTGGGCGGATTGCCCAGTTGTAGGGGAGTGGAATTTGTCACCGGCGTCGCTGGACGCTGAACTGGGCGGATAGTGTGAGCCGATCCGGTGTCCGGCCGATGGGCCGCACACCGCTGGTACGACTGGACCGAGCGCCTTCTTGAGGGGGGAAAGGCGCCGCGTGGCCCTGACGGAGGACGCAAACAACCGTGGACGCGCAAGGCCGTGGGCGGGCGGAGAACATCGATCCCGCAGACCAGTGGGTACTCAATCCGCAGACCGGCGACTACGAACTGCGACTGAGCCCTTCCGCTGAGCAGTCGGCGCCCCAGACCGGCGTGCCGGGCCCGCGCAGGGGGGCGCCCCGGCGGGGAGCCCCGCGCCCGGCGGATCCGCAGCAGAGCACGCCGCAGCAGGGCGCCCCGCGCCCGGGTACGCGCGGGCCCGAGCGCCCGGGCGGCCGGGAGCAGCAGGTGCCGGGCCAGCGCAGGCGCCGCGCCGCGCAGCCGGAGGCGGCGGGCAGCCGCCGCAAGGGCAAGACCAAGAAGAAGAAGTCCACGGGCAAGCGGATACTGGCGTGGACGGGGGGCACGGTCGCCTTCGTGATCGTCGCGGCCGGCGTCGGCGGCTATCTGTACTACCAGCACCTCAACGACAACATCACGGCGGTCTCCGACGACGGCGCCGGCACCGGCGGGTTCAGCAAGGACCGCGCGATCAACATCCTGCTCGTGGGCACGGACGAGCGCAGCGGCGACGGCAACAAGGGCTACGGCGATGAGGGCAGCGTCGGGCACGCGGACACCACGATCCTGCTGCACGTGTCCAAGGACCGGTCCAACGCGACCGCGCTGAGCATCCCCCGGGACCTGATCACCGACATCCCGGACTGCCCCACCAAGCAGGACGACGGCTCCACCAAGACGATCCCGGGCTCGCAGAAGGTCCGCTTCAACGAGAGCCTCGGGCAGAACGAGCGCACGCCCAGCTGTGTCATGCGCACGGTCACGCAGATCACCGGCATAGAGCTCGACCACTTCATGGTGGCCGACTTCAACGCGGTCAAGACGCTGTCCAGCGCGGTCGACGGCGTGGACGTATGCCTCGCCAAGGACTTCGACGACCCCAAGTCGCATCTGAAGCTGCCCGCGGGCAAGCACTCGATCGAGGGCGAGGAGGCGCTGGCGTTCGTCCGGACCCGGTACACCGTGGGCACCGGCGGTGACCTCAGCCGGATCCAGCTGCAGCAGCAGTTCCTCAGCTCGCTGATGCGCAAGCTGAAGTCGAAGGGCACGCTGACCAGCCCGACGAAGATCATAAGTCTGGCGGAGGCGGGCACGAAGGCGCTGACCGTCGACTCCAAGATCAAGGACATACTGAAGCTCCGCGACCTCGGCATGGAACTCGGCAAGTTCGACATGAAGAACCTGACCTTCGCGACGACCCCGGTGATCGACAACCCCGCCGAGAAGAAGCCCGTCACGGTCGTGCTGAACAAGGCCAAGTCCGACGAGCTGTTCTCGATGCTGCGCGAGGACGTGTCGCTGACCGAGGTCAAGAAGAAGGAGAAGAAGGAGAAGGCCGCCGTGGCCGCGCGGCTCAAGGGCCCGCGCGCCGAGGCCGCCGACGTCCGCGTCGACGTCTACAACGGCAGCGACCGCAACGGCGCCGCTCAGGAAACTCTCAGCTGGCTGCAGAACACTGAGGGCGTGACGAAGTCCAGCCAGCTCGGCAACGCCGGCAAACAGGGCAAGACGACCGTGGAGTACAGCGCCGGGCAGGCCGACGAGGCCCGGAAGCTGGCCGACCTCATGGGGCTGCCCGCCGCCGCCCTGAAGCCGGGCAAGAGCGAGAAGAACGCGCAGGGCCTGCCGGCGATCGTGCTGACCCTCGGTGCCGACTTCAAGGGCGCGGGGGTGCCCGTCAAGGCCCCGTCGAAGGCTCCGGACGGCATCCAGAAGGTCGAGGCCGACAAAACCGTGTGTGCCAAGTGACCTGAGGCGGTCGTTTCACGTCTCACAGAACGCCCCGGTGGTTGAAGCGTGACATACCGCGCCGGCCGCCGGGGCGGCGGCAGCGTGCCGCAAGTGGCCACGGGTGGGCCACACTTGGGAAGCACGGCGGGGAGGGACAGGGGATGGGGCAGAACAGCGTGCGTGGGGAGGGAGTGTCCTCGGGGGCGGGCACCCACGAGGCCACGAGTGAGCGGTCCCGCGCGGAAGGCGACCGTCCGGACAGCGATGCCAAGGACGCGGAGCCACACGCGCGGGACACCGCGGAGCCACACGCGCGGGACACGAAGGCCCCGGGGCCGTCCCGCGGCACAGCGGGCGGGGGGCGCTCCCGCGGAAAAGGCGACGCGGAAGGCGAGGGCCGCTCCCGCCGCAAAGAGGCCCGGGGCTCCCGCAGCCGCACGCGCCGCGCGGCGCCCCGGCGCAAGCGGCGGGTGCTGCGCTGGTCGGCGACCGTCCTGGCCGTACTGATACTCGGCACCGCGGGGGCCGGATACCTCTACTACCAGCACCTCAACAGCAACCTCGAAACGGACGACCTGAACCTGGGCGACCACCGGGCGCCCGCGCCCACGCCCAACGCCGCGGGCCAGACCCCGCTCAACATCCTCCTGATCGGCTCGGACGCGCGGGACTCCAAGGCGAACCAGAAGCTCGGCGGCGCCAAGGACACCTTCGGCGGCCCCCCGCTCGCGGACGTGCAGATGCTGCTCCACCTGTCGGCGGACCGCACCAACATGTCGATGGTCAGCATGCCCCGCGACACGCTCCTGACCATCCCCAAGTGCACGGACCCGGACGACGGCAAGGTGTACGACGAGCTCGGGCCGCGGGCGATGACGAACGAGTCCCTGGGCCGCGGCGGCCCCGGCTGCACGGTCGCCACCTGGGAGAAGCTGACCAACATCCGCATCGACCACTTCATGATGGTCGACTTCTCCGGCGTGGTGTCGATGGCCGACGCCATCGGCGGCGTCCCCGTGTGCGTGGACAAGAACATCCACTCGCGCACCCGCGCGGGCAAGGGCTCCGGTCTGAAGCTGCCCAAGGGCACCTCGAAGATCCAGGGCGAGCAGGCCCTCCAGTGGCTGCGCACGCGCTACGGCTTCGAGGACGGCAGCGACATCGGCCGCGCCAAGGCCCAGCACATGTACATGAACTCGCTGGTCCGCACCCTGCGCGACAACGCGAGCCTGACCAGCCCGAACCGGCTGCGCAAGCTCGCCGAGAACGCCACGAAGGCCCTGAAGGTCGACCCGGGCCTCGGCTCGGTCCTCAAGCTGTACGACCTCGGCAACGAGCTGAAGAAGGTCTCGCCGGAGCGCACGACGATGACCACGATGCCGTTCGAGTACTCCGGTTCGCGCGTGGTGCCCAAGCCGGGCGACGCCGAGCAGCTCTTCCGCCTCGTACGCGACGACATCCCCCTGGACGGCAAGGGCAAGAAGAAGAAGCCGAAGGAGAAGCCGTCCGACGACCCGGCCGCGCCGGACGCCGACATCGCGGTGCAGGTCCAGAACGGCACCCGCACCGCCACCGAGCCGCCGGTCAGCGGCCGGGCGAGCACGGTCGCGCAGCTGCTCGCCGCGGCGGGCTTCAGCAAGGCGGCGCCGGACACGGCGACGGCCCTCACCGAGGCCAGGACGGTGGTGCGCTATCCGTCGGTCGACCTGGAGGGCGACGCCCAGCGGGTCGCGAA harbors:
- a CDS encoding LCP family protein; this translates as MTDSTYGPGAGASPSGLAARRRRRRWLRYAGVGTAVVVLAAGGVGWAVYQKLDGNITEDTDAAAELARYEKERPTPLVHDAQNILLIGSDTRSGRGNHKYGRDLGTQRSDTTILLHLAADRQSATAVSLPRDLMVRIPSCRRPDGSRTRAQFAQFNWAFEFGGTACTIRTVEKLTNIRVDHHMVVDFAGFKDMVDAVDGVQVCLKAPVDDAAAKLRLPAGRQTLNGEQALGFVRARKSLGNGSDTERMDRQQEFLGALVNKVRSNDVLLNPVKLYPVLDAATSSLTTDPGLASLRGLYELVRGLRNIPTERVQFLTVPRRSYTYDANRDELVEPAADELFTRLRTDEPVQVTRARPDVSNASATSNSDGSSYENGDDGGEYEEEDDSGDGADEYTDSGDYEDGGEWSDEKPDDPTHTPSPAPTFRGNTAAGSTCA
- a CDS encoding LCP family protein, translating into MDAQGRGRAENIDPADQWVLNPQTGDYELRLSPSAEQSAPQTGVPGPRRGAPRRGAPRPADPQQSTPQQGAPRPGTRGPERPGGREQQVPGQRRRRAAQPEAAGSRRKGKTKKKKSTGKRILAWTGGTVAFVIVAAGVGGYLYYQHLNDNITAVSDDGAGTGGFSKDRAINILLVGTDERSGDGNKGYGDEGSVGHADTTILLHVSKDRSNATALSIPRDLITDIPDCPTKQDDGSTKTIPGSQKVRFNESLGQNERTPSCVMRTVTQITGIELDHFMVADFNAVKTLSSAVDGVDVCLAKDFDDPKSHLKLPAGKHSIEGEEALAFVRTRYTVGTGGDLSRIQLQQQFLSSLMRKLKSKGTLTSPTKIISLAEAGTKALTVDSKIKDILKLRDLGMELGKFDMKNLTFATTPVIDNPAEKKPVTVVLNKAKSDELFSMLREDVSLTEVKKKEKKEKAAVAARLKGPRAEAADVRVDVYNGSDRNGAAQETLSWLQNTEGVTKSSQLGNAGKQGKTTVEYSAGQADEARKLADLMGLPAAALKPGKSEKNAQGLPAIVLTLGADFKGAGVPVKAPSKAPDGIQKVEADKTVCAK
- a CDS encoding LCP family protein, producing the protein MGQNSVRGEGVSSGAGTHEATSERSRAEGDRPDSDAKDAEPHARDTAEPHARDTKAPGPSRGTAGGGRSRGKGDAEGEGRSRRKEARGSRSRTRRAAPRRKRRVLRWSATVLAVLILGTAGAGYLYYQHLNSNLETDDLNLGDHRAPAPTPNAAGQTPLNILLIGSDARDSKANQKLGGAKDTFGGPPLADVQMLLHLSADRTNMSMVSMPRDTLLTIPKCTDPDDGKVYDELGPRAMTNESLGRGGPGCTVATWEKLTNIRIDHFMMVDFSGVVSMADAIGGVPVCVDKNIHSRTRAGKGSGLKLPKGTSKIQGEQALQWLRTRYGFEDGSDIGRAKAQHMYMNSLVRTLRDNASLTSPNRLRKLAENATKALKVDPGLGSVLKLYDLGNELKKVSPERTTMTTMPFEYSGSRVVPKPGDAEQLFRLVRDDIPLDGKGKKKKPKEKPSDDPAAPDADIAVQVQNGTRTATEPPVSGRASTVAQLLAAAGFSKAAPDTATALTEARTVVRYPSVDLEGDAQRVAKSLGLPLSAAKRSTDVSGVTLVVGADWREGDKPEKAKRQDDSTPKSADALNGSDKKACMKVDPNFTW